The Haloplanus natans DSM 17983 DNA segment TCGCCGTCGGCTCACCGCGACCCGACGAGCGTCGGTGAGACGTACGAGCCGACCGACGGGGCCGTCGACACCGGCACGGACGATGATCGCCCGACGCCGGTGGACGAGACCCGGACAGTCGAGAGGGCTCCCGACGACGCCGACCACGACGATCCCTGGGCGGCCGAGCGCTTCCTCGACGACATCGAGGGGAGCGCGTACGGCACGACACCGGAGACCCTCCGCGAGGGGCTGTGCGTCGTGACGACCCGCGAGACGGTGTGGCTCTCGCCCGGCGTGCCGTTCATCGTGCCCGTCTTCCTCGGCCTCGTTGTCGCGCTGATCTACGGGGACCTGCTTTTCGGGCTGTTGCGGGCGCTGGGCGTCGCGTGATAATGTTTACTGTAACTGTTTACCGGTGGGTCGCCGGAACGGGTCGGCGACCCGCCGGTAATGACTTCCAATAATCACTATGACGCCGCGCGAAGTAGTGCCACCGAACGGTGGAGATTAGTAGTATCCACCCGTATCGATCCGATATTCAGATGGTGGAAACGGAGTACGATCACGTTCGGCCCATCGGCGACGACGAGCACGCCAGCGAAGCCGTCATCAGAGCCGTCGCGGCCGTCTCCGATCGGTCGCCGCTGGATCTCCCGCCGCTTCAAGAGTCCGTCGACGTCGACGCACTCGATCTGCTTTTCGCATCGTCGACGGCGATCGAGGGGCTCCGATTCACGTACGCCGGCCACGACGTACTGGTCGAACCGGCCCGCGTCCACGTCCGTCGCGGGGACCGGCGGTAAGTTCCTCGGCTACTCGATATCGAGTCGGTCGAGACACGCCGCCAGCCGCGGCGTCGGGGTGACCGTCCGCGCGTCCGGATCGTACTCGATTACCTCGATAGCCGCCAGTTTCGGCAGGTCGACGTGGTGCAGGGCGATCGGGAGCCGCCGGTCGTCGTCGGGCTGTATCACGTCGTCACGCAGGCGCAGTTCGGCCGCGAGGTCCTTGAGGGCGAGGCGCCCGTCGTGGTCGGCGACGACCGACAGGATCACCCGACGGGACGGCCGGGCGAGGAGCGCGCTGACGACCGGCCACGCGGGGTCGTCGGGCGCTCCCAACGGCGGCGGCGAGATGTCGACCGCCGAAAGCGGGTCGTCGAGGCGGATTCCATCCGGCTGTCGGTCGATCCAGCCCACGGACTCCAGACCCGGGAGGCAGCGGTGCCGGAGGTCGAGCCGGATCGATCGCGGGTCGACATCGTCCACGACCGCACCGTCGCCGCGTTCCACAGCGGCGAGTCGGCGCCCGAGTTCGTCGACCGTCGTCGGCCGCGCTCGCGACTCGAGGATCGAGAGGATCCGTCGCTGCCGCGGATCGGCGACGATCGCCGATCGTTCGAGCCCCGCCCTCCCCCCCAGGAGTGGTTGCAGTTCGCCGTCCATGCACGTAGCCATACCCGTCGGCGGCATAGTTTATCTACCCAAAATATGTGAGTGTCACAGCTCGGCAAACACCACGTCGAGGAGTTTCCGCTCGGCCTTCCGGACGTGCTGGTGGAACGTCGAGGCGCCGATGTCGAGCGACGCCGCGATGTCCTCGCCGGAGCGGTGCCGCGGCCACGCGAAGAAACCGCCGAAATAGCCCGCTTCGAGCGCCGCCCGCTGCCGCTCGGTCAGGTTCTCCGCGAGCGTGTGCAGGACGCGCTGTGACGACGGGTGCTCGCGGATCACCTGTCGCTGGCTGACGACCCTGACCTCGAGCGGTGTCTCCTGAAGCCGCTCGACGACCCGCCGCACGTTCGTGCCCGGCGGGAACTGGACGGTCGCGCTGTACTCGCCGTCTTCGATCGTTCCCCCCTCGACGTTCCCGCCGTAGTCCGCGACGATCGAGGTCAGCGGCGGGTCCGCGAGGCGTTGTTCGAACCGTATCCGTCCGTCCTGCTCGTCGAACGTCCGCAGTTCCGTCCAGTCCGATCGGTCGTCACGCAGCGCGCGTATCGTCGTCATGGCGTCGCCGGTCGCCGTCCCGTAGACGAGGAACTCGTCGTCTCCGACCGGCGTCACGCGGTCGATGGTGATCGTCCCGTCTATCGTCCGCGAGTGCTCGACGAGTCCCGGAATCCGGATGTCGAGTTCGACGACCTCGTCGCTCATGAGTGCCCGCTTCCGATCGACGGCGGTGATCGCATGCCCGATCACGTCGCCCAGCTGGCCGAGCACCGCCCGCTCTTCCGCCGCGAACGCGTCCGGTCGCGTCGAGCAGACCCCGAGCACGTCGTAGACGATACCCCCGTGGACGACCGGAATCACCGCGGCTGCCCGATACCCGACCTCCCGGGCGTCGTCGTGCAACGGGCGACCGTCCTCCTGGGCGTTTCGGACGATCTGTAGCTCCGCGGTCCGGACGGCCTCGCCGACCAGTCCCTCGTTCTCGCCGGCGGCGGCCGCGATGTCGTCGAGATACCCCTCGACGCCGGCTTCTACCCGTGGCTCCACGCCCGGCCCGGCGTCGACCGCGCCGATCCAGGCCCCGCGGTACGAGTCGGAGGCCGCCAGCCGGTCACACACTACCCGCTCGATCTCCGCCCGCGTCGACTGCTCGATGACCGCCTCGGTGATCCCCCGGACCACGTCGTTGAGTTCGTCGAGGGCGGCCAGTTGCTCGCGCTGTCGCTCGAGTTCGCGTTCGTACTGGCGGCGTTCGGAGATGTCGGTGGCCATCAGGATTGCGCCGTCGAACTCGCCGTCGCGATAGACGGGGACGGCTCGCCCCGTGAAATACGCCTTCTTCCCGTAGATCGACTCGAACGGGAAGTCGAACTCGATGGTCTCGCCCTCCTGTAGCCGGTCGAAAAGATCCGCCTGCCCCGTCTCGACGATCGGTGGCAGTGTCCGGATATCCACGCCGATGGCGTCCGAAGACTCCATGTCGTCGGGGAGGCCGATGATCTCTTCGGCACGCGGATTCTCGTAGGTGATCCGTAACTCCTCGTCGAGGCGGAAGGTGCCGAACGGGGCGTTCTCCACCAACTCCTCGTTGAACTGGCGGGCATCCCGGAGTCGTCGCTCCTGTTCTTTGCGCTCGGTGATGTCGCGGACGACACAGATGATCCCGTCGTCGTCGGCGACGGTTAGCGAGAGATCCTGCGTGAAGGTACTCCCGTCTTGCCGCTGTCCGAGCACTTCGCCGCGCCACGCGCCGTCCTCGTACAGCGTCGGGATGATCTCCGCCTCGAACCGGTCGAGTTCCGACTCGGGGTAACACATCGACCAGTGGTCGCCGAGAAACGCCGTCGCGTCGTCGTAGCCGTACACCTCGACGTGGCTCTCGTTGACGTAGACGTACTCGCCGTCGTCGTCGGTGATGGCGATGCCGTCGATGGCCGACTCCATCATCCGGGACCGGCGCTCCAGTTCCCGGTCCCGGTGTTCCCCGGGCGTCTCGCTGCTTGTCGACCGCTCGTAGGCGGGCGGTCGCCACCAGACCCGCGCGTTCGAGCCAACCGACTTCGTGCGTACCGCCCCGCGGTCGGCGAGCGTCCGCAACCGCTTGTAGACGGTCCGACGGTTCGCGTCGAGTGCGTCCGCCACGTCGAGCGTGGTGAGCGGTTCGCACCGATCCTCGCGCCGGTCGAACACCGCCAGCGTCTCGGCGTAGATGTCCGTCCCCTGACTGGAGCCCATATCCGAGGCTTGGTACCGAGACACATAGTTCCGCCGGCGGAACTCCGGACCGGACGACACAAGACCTATCGGTGGAGCCGTCCTGTCTCGTCTATGACCGTCGAGGTGGATTTCGGCTCGGACGGCCTCGTCCCCACCGTCGCACAGGACGCCGACTCCGGCGAGGTGTTGATGCTGGCGTACGTTTCGCCCGAGGCACTCGACCGGACCCGCGAGACGGGGCGGGCGCACTACCACTCCCGGAGCCGTGACGAACTCTGGGAGAAGGGAGCGACGAGCGGCCACATCCAGCACGTTCGGGAGGTTCGGGTGGACTGTGACGGCGACACCCTGCTCTATCTCGTCGACCAGGACGGCGGCGCCTGTCACACCGGTTACCGCTCCTGTTTCTACCGGACCGTCGAGGGCGAAACCGTCGGCGAACGCGTCTTCGACCCCGACGAGGTGTACGATTCGGAATGAGCGACGCGGAGAGCGGCGTCGCGGCGGAGACGCTCCGTGACGCCCGCGAGGAACTCGCCGACGCGAGCGCCGCCGTCGAGGAGGCGGGGGAACGACGGCTCCGGACCGTCCGCGACGCCCACCGTGAGGCGACCGCCCTCCTCGACCGGTACGAGGGGAGGGCGACCGGGACCGGCGACTTCCGCGCGTACGTCGAGTTCCAGGAGAAGTTCGTCGAACTCGTCGAGGAACTCCCCGAGGACCTGCCGGCCCGGGAGGCGTTCGAGGCGGCGAACGAGCACCTCGACCAGCGCCGCCTCGGCGAGGACGACTTCGACCGGGCGCGGGAACTCCTCGAACCGGCGGCCGACCGTGCCGCCCTGCTCGGGGAGCGCGAGGACGCACGGGAGCGCTACGAGACGGTGCGACGCGACGCCCGGCGGCGACGGCGGGAACTCGACGACCGGATCGACGAACTGGAGCGCCTGCAACGCCTGGGCGAGGCCGATCTCGACGCCCCCGTCGAGCGCCTGCGTGATCCGGTCGCGTCCTACAACGAGGCCGTCGAGGAGGCGTGGCGGGAGTTCCGACGGACGGCGAGCGCCCGCGAACTCTTCCGCGTCGTCGAGGCGAGCGAGGCGTACCCCCTCGCCGCCTTCGAGCAGCCGCCGTCGGACCTGCGGGCGTACGTCGAGACGACGCCGGCGGGCGAGGAGCCGATTCCGACGCTCCTGGAGTACGCGGACTACTCGACGTCGAAGCTCTCACACTACGTCGACGACCCGGGCGCCCTCCGGACGCGGGTGTCGACGGGACGGACCTATCTCGAACGGCTGGACGCCGAGCCGTTGACGGTGTCGTGGCCGCCGCCGTCGGCCGACCGTCTCCGGTATCGGGCGGCCGAACTCGTCTCCGTCGTTGCCCGCTTCGCCCCCGAGGAGGTTGTCGCGGAGGCGCGTCGGCTCCGCCGCCTGCCCGACGAAGTGGCGTACGAGCACCTGCGCGAGACGGCGCTCGCTCGCGACGAACTCGACGCGGACGAACGGGAACGGCTGGAACGCGGGGCGGTCGAGGCGGAACTGAGCGCCGCCCGCGACGAACGCGAGCGGATCGAACGGGCGCTCGCCGAGACGGGGAGCTAGGCGTCGAGGTGGGCGCGCAGGTCGGCGACGAGACGCTCGGCCCGCGCCGCGTCCCGCGCCTCGGCGTAGACGCGGATCTTGGGTTCGGTGCCGCTGGGACGGACGAGCAGCCACGCGTCACCGTAGTCGAGACGGTAGCCGTCGGTCGTCTCGAGGTCGGCGTCGGCCCCGCGGGCGTAGGCCTCGGCGGCGTCGAGGAGCCGGTCGCGTTCGGCGTCGTCGTCGTAGGGCAGGTTCTCCCGGACCAGGTGGTAGTCGGTGTACGGCGCGACGACATCGCTCGCCGGCCGGTCGGCCGCTGCGAGGAGTTCGAGGAACTTCGCGGCGACGTAGGCGCCGTCGCGGGTCAGGCGGTGTTCGGGGAAGAAGACCCCGCCGTTGCCCTC contains these protein-coding regions:
- a CDS encoding DUF7118 family protein, whose protein sequence is MSDAESGVAAETLRDAREELADASAAVEEAGERRLRTVRDAHREATALLDRYEGRATGTGDFRAYVEFQEKFVELVEELPEDLPAREAFEAANEHLDQRRLGEDDFDRARELLEPAADRAALLGEREDARERYETVRRDARRRRRELDDRIDELERLQRLGEADLDAPVERLRDPVASYNEAVEEAWREFRRTASARELFRVVEASEAYPLAAFEQPPSDLRAYVETTPAGEEPIPTLLEYADYSTSKLSHYVDDPGALRTRVSTGRTYLERLDAEPLTVSWPPPSADRLRYRAAELVSVVARFAPEEVVAEARRLRRLPDEVAYEHLRETALARDELDADERERLERGAVEAELSAARDERERIERALAETGS
- the hisI gene encoding phosphoribosyl-AMP cyclohydrolase, with product MTVEVDFGSDGLVPTVAQDADSGEVLMLAYVSPEALDRTRETGRAHYHSRSRDELWEKGATSGHIQHVREVRVDCDGDTLLYLVDQDGGACHTGYRSCFYRTVEGETVGERVFDPDEVYDSE
- a CDS encoding HalOD1 output domain-containing protein; the encoded protein is MVETEYDHVRPIGDDEHASEAVIRAVAAVSDRSPLDLPPLQESVDVDALDLLFASSTAIEGLRFTYAGHDVLVEPARVHVRRGDRR
- a CDS encoding DUF7344 domain-containing protein translates to MATCMDGELQPLLGGRAGLERSAIVADPRQRRILSILESRARPTTVDELGRRLAAVERGDGAVVDDVDPRSIRLDLRHRCLPGLESVGWIDRQPDGIRLDDPLSAVDISPPPLGAPDDPAWPVVSALLARPSRRVILSVVADHDGRLALKDLAAELRLRDDVIQPDDDRRLPIALHHVDLPKLAAIEVIEYDPDARTVTPTPRLAACLDRLDIE
- a CDS encoding bacterio-opsin activator domain-containing protein; protein product: MGSSQGTDIYAETLAVFDRREDRCEPLTTLDVADALDANRRTVYKRLRTLADRGAVRTKSVGSNARVWWRPPAYERSTSSETPGEHRDRELERRSRMMESAIDGIAITDDDGEYVYVNESHVEVYGYDDATAFLGDHWSMCYPESELDRFEAEIIPTLYEDGAWRGEVLGQRQDGSTFTQDLSLTVADDDGIICVVRDITERKEQERRLRDARQFNEELVENAPFGTFRLDEELRITYENPRAEEIIGLPDDMESSDAIGVDIRTLPPIVETGQADLFDRLQEGETIEFDFPFESIYGKKAYFTGRAVPVYRDGEFDGAILMATDISERRQYERELERQREQLAALDELNDVVRGITEAVIEQSTRAEIERVVCDRLAASDSYRGAWIGAVDAGPGVEPRVEAGVEGYLDDIAAAAGENEGLVGEAVRTAELQIVRNAQEDGRPLHDDAREVGYRAAAVIPVVHGGIVYDVLGVCSTRPDAFAAEERAVLGQLGDVIGHAITAVDRKRALMSDEVVELDIRIPGLVEHSRTIDGTITIDRVTPVGDDEFLVYGTATGDAMTTIRALRDDRSDWTELRTFDEQDGRIRFEQRLADPPLTSIVADYGGNVEGGTIEDGEYSATVQFPPGTNVRRVVERLQETPLEVRVVSQRQVIREHPSSQRVLHTLAENLTERQRAALEAGYFGGFFAWPRHRSGEDIAASLDIGASTFHQHVRKAERKLLDVVFAEL